In the genome of Gemmatimonadota bacterium, the window CGCCGTCGTAAGCATAACGCGCTTGCGCGCCGTCGGGATAGATGATCCTGGTGATCCTCCCGGCCAGGTCGTAGGCGTATTCGAGCGTCTTCTCGCCGGTGAGGCCCTCGATTTCCACCTGCTTGACGCGGACGCTTCCCAGGTGGTCGTAGGCGTACAGGTGGGTGACTTCGGCGGCCGCGTCCGAGTCGGTATTCTCCTCGACTTTGGTGAGGCGTCCCTGGGCGTAGTTGGGACCGTCGCCGTCATAGGTCATGCGGCTGCGCCAGGTGGTGTTGTCCGACTCGAGGTGTAGGATCTCTCGGGATCGAGGCTGGAGAACGTGGCGGCGGCCTCGCCCGTGCGGGTCACGCGCCCGAAGGCGTCGTAGACGGTGAAGGTGACTTTTTCGGTGGCGTTGCCCGTGCCGGCGGCCTTCTGCCGCGCGTCCTGCGAAAAGCGCATTCTGCCTAGGTCGTCGTATTTGTACAGCGTAGCTGCGTCGGCGTCGGGATGATGCCTGCTGACCATGCGTCCCAGGGTGTCGTAGGCGTAGGACGAAGTCCCGCCGCCCGGCATGGTGGTGGACGTGAGCCTGTCCAGGGCGTCATAAGCGTAGGAGGTTTTGTTGTTGCGGGTGGCGGCGGCGGTGCCCGCCGAGTCGGCGATGACGTGGCGCATGCGCCTGAAGGGGGTCGTATACGGTTGCGGTCAGCACGCCTTTTCGTCGTCGACGGTTCGGTAGGATCGTCCGCGACCGGACTCGGCGCCCCAGTACCCGTATCGGGTGTCGACGGCGTTGCTTGTGGTATGCCCCGGCGGGATGACGCGGGATACCCTGAGGAGGGGATCGTCGTCGTAGGCGGTCGTGGTGATGCGGCTTCCGGCGGCGGCGCTGGTCAGTGCGCCGTAGGTGTATGAAGGCGCCTGATGCACCGGCCCGAGGAGTTTTTCGGGCTTGCCCGCGCGGTTGTACCCGGTCTGGGTGACGACGTCGTTTTCGCTAGCCTCTGCCCGCGTTGTCACCCACAATGTGGGTTTTGATGTTGCCCGCTGCGGTGTATGCTGTGAGCGTATTCCCATGCGACTCCCACATCCGTGGGAGCCTCCCCGCGCCGTCGTAGGCGTAGTAATGCGCGACTGCGGCGACCACGTCCGAGTCGGTGTTCTCCTCGACCCTGGTAAGCCGCCTCTGGGCGTAGTTGGGGCCGCCTGCGACAAAGTCGTCGTCGTAGGTCATGCGGCTGCGCCAGGACGTGGCATCGCGCTCGAAGGGATAGGAACTCTCGGGATCGAGGCTAGAGGAGGCGAGGGCCGCCTCGCCCCCGCGCGTTACGCGCCCGAAGTCGTCGTAGACGGTGAAGGTGACTTTTTGGGTGGCGTTGCAAAGTTGGTACTATCAGGTGGTGTGTTCTAGCGGCATGTTTTCTGCTGGCGATTACGTCAGGAGACAGACCGTGTGTTATTTGTCTATCCACTCTGTTGTTTACTATCCTCGCAAACTATAACCTGATACAAGCTGGAAATCAACAACTAGTTCAACTGGACTTAAACGTCATTACACGGTTTAAAAGGATCAGATCTTTTAGTAAAGTGAAATCCTGCACTTTATTTGAATGACTAAATCTCAGCTTAATCTTTGGGATCACCTGTTCATTAGTGAGTTCAAACAGCGCCAGTATGTTATCGGTGCGTCGCCACTCTCCTTGTTCGTAGTAGATAAACCAGTGTTTACCACTCTGGCCAGCGAATATCAAACGTCTAGGCGATAGGTTATTGACCAATTCATTTGTTTTATTGAAGACTTCATCAGGTTCTGCAATGACGATTACATCGTCAGGACTGGATATCTCGTCGATTAATGGCTTGGGGATTGAAACGACTGAATGGTAAATGACAAATTCTTCCTGCAGCAATAGATCCATTGCCCATTTGGATTCATGAGCCGGTGCACACGAGAAGAGCGTCGAAACATAAAACAGGATTCCTGAGATTACACAGTTCTTGGTGTACCTGAACATAACCATTCCTCGCTATGGATATCTTCCTACTTCTGTTTCTGATCTGAATTTCATGTTAAATTCACAAGGGTAGGAATCACGTCTTTTAGCTCATGTCACTTTCTGCAGTTTACTCCCATCCTAAGTCTAACTCTCGGCTTAATCGACTGTATCGCACAGTTTTGGAGTAAGTTTCTTGATTCTTGGGAAGCTGAACAAGGTATTCTTCAGCGTGTCAGTCCATTAGCACTTTTAGGGTAAATCCTGTTATCGAAATCTCCTTTGCTGAAACAATCAGTTGTCTGAGTCCATCCAAATCAGGAGCTTTTTGAAAAAAAACCAACTCATTTCGAAGTACTACCTGCCCATTAGAGTATTCGTAAAGGAGCAACCGAATGTGAAATCCAATTCCTCCTTCTTCGGAATAGACAAACCAGATCTTATCACTTTGACCTGCGAATATAAGGCGGCTGAACGGCAGGTCTGGGTAGTCTATAATATCTGTTACATTGTAGTCTTCACCAGGATCAACCATGACGGTTATTGCTCTATCACTGGTCTTCGGGATTGCATTGATTATCGGTTCGGGGATAGAATCAACAGTGGTGTAAATCACGAATTCATCCTGCAGAAACTCATCAATTGCCCATGCGATGTCGTGTTCTTGAGCGCACGAAAGTTGCACCGCGTTGAAAAGAACTATACCTGAGATAACCCCACAAATCGGTGACTTACACATTGATCTTACTCCAATCCGAAGATGAACTGGCCTCTAAAATTCTGTTCAAAAACCATGTTTACAACCGGTATCCGCCCCTGTAGTGTGGTATGTTTTCATCGAACGCCATCGATAAAACCGCAAGTATCTCGCCCGTCAAAGCATTGATTCGAACTGTAATCACGTTAGACAAGATAAACCAGGAGTCTGCGCATCAAATCGGATACACCAGTTCGCTGAAACACTATCTAATAGATATATGTTGTTGAATGGATAGGGGCATCTTTGATTCATCTGTTCGCGCAGACTCCCAGTATAGTTTACTATTGTGAATAGCTGGTGAACCTTTCATAATTGGTCTTGCAATCAGCCAATCTCTTACGGACCAGGATCTTCTTCCCGTTCGCCGATTACTTCAAT includes:
- a CDS encoding RHS repeat protein, which encodes MTYDGDGPNYAQGRLTKVEENTDSDAAAEVTHLYAYDHLGSVRVKQVEIEGLTGEKTLEYAYDLAGRITRIIYPDGAQARYAYDGAGRLSRVWNEQGKTLAAYTHTTAGNISTHVVGDAIATGTYAYNPREWVTGIDYPGRFTVSQQYDAEG